DNA sequence from the Colletotrichum higginsianum IMI 349063 chromosome 10, whole genome shotgun sequence genome:
TACACTCACGGCTGCAGAGCCGACACTGATAATGAATCTTTCAATAAATCGTGTACTTTCCTACCCGCGGGGAAGGGGTGATGGAGGCACACATGCCTTAGAAGATGTCTGTATGGGTAACTATAGTGATTCGTGTAGTAACGGCCGAATTCAGCGCGTGCAAGAGCCCAAACCCAGAAGGAGGGCTTGCTGAAatcgagaacggcggcgtACCGCGTGCTAGAAAGTGTCTTCGAAGCGCGACCCCCCCCGAGAATGACATGATCATGCCAGTTGCAGGCAGCATATACGAGTAAGGGTCGTTCAATAATAAAACTTTCTAGATGATTTAGCCTTCCGACGGTATAAGTCAGCCTATCGAACCTAGCGCGAAAGTGATAGTTGGTCAGCTTTGCGCGGGATGAGACATATTCGAATACTCACGCTTCAAGCAACCACGTTCGTGATACGGTGAAAGTTAGGATGTTCAGACAGATCATCGCAAAGACGAGATTGGCATCTTCCTTTGTAATGGAACCTCTCCAAGACGGCCCGTGTTTCGTGTTGATATGATGACTTTGAACATCCCAGATTCGCGCAGGCTCGGCGAAGGGCGTCGTCCCAGACATATCTGCTTTTGCCATGAGATGTTCCCGGGAGGTCTGGTGAAACAGGTGTATAGAGTCACTAACAAAGGTGATGAACAGACCACATCTAGACCGGACGAGTTGCTTGAACCCTTCGTCATCGGTCGGTAGCTCGAGTTCGTCGTATGAATTGGCCGGACCGACCGTGCTGCTTGTCGGCTGTGTGAGAGAGTAGATGACCTTGAACTCAGGAATCCTGAGTGTTTCTTGTGCTGCGAGGATGGCGCACAGAAGCCTCCATGCGTGTTCACTATCCAGACTTCTCTTGAGCATCTCGTCAAACTGGTCGCCCAGCTGCTTTGGAATGTCGCCAAGGATAGTATTGATCGTCCTCTCCCCCGCTCCTTTGTGCATCCTGTTATGCGAATCCAGCAGCTCGAACGCCATCCGGACCGCCAGGAACGATCTCGTATGTACGTTCTGTTCAGAGAGTTTTGCCACCAGCATGTCTTGGATGCCCTGTTCGAGTCCTCTCTTTTCAGCGAGTTCTTGCGCCTTGAACTGAATGACCTTGCGAATGTCGAATTGGACTTGTGCGTTCTCGCCTGCCAGATGTCTGATGTTATTACTGGAGGTAAATAGGTCGGCGTAGGGGTGGTTCTCGTCTTGATATGGTCGGGATGATGCGAGAAATTTCAGCCGAGACGCCGGCTGCGCTGCATCCTGAAAAGCGTCTGCGAGGTCAGCTACAAGCTGCTTTCTGTGCGGTGCCGTGCATTCATCAACCGCGTCCAATATGCAAAAGATGTCACGATCCGCTTGCGAAGCAAACTCGAGGATGATCTGCCACATTTCTCGAGTTTGATGCCTGATTGCGTCTCCGTACTGTTGGTATGGTCCTTTGGCGTACTGGACCAGCCCGGGTTGCTGCACTAGCAATTGGTGGATCAAGCAACTTAGAGCGTCGTCGTAGCTGCGGAGCcggtcatcgtcgtccttgaAGAAAAAATGTGCAATCAAAGGAGGCTCATCGTATGCCTGAAGCTTGTCGATAAAGGTCCTCATGATGGTGGATTTGCCGCCACCTGCTTCTGCGGTGATGAAAAGCAACTGTGGCGCCCTAGCACTTTGAAATGCCTCATACTCGGGGTGATGAAAGAACCACTGTCCAGAGTCTGGTGCGCAGACACTGTTCCTATCCTTCTGAAGAACGTAGTTGatctcgaccttgaaggCATCCTTGCATTTCAAATCGTCGATGGCATCTTCGCGGCCAATGATTTTCTGACGAACACCCTGtatgtcctcgtcgaggtcacGAAACTTCTTTGTCATCTCCGCAAATCCCACCGACATCTGCTGGCCCTGATGTTCGATGGTAGTTCGTACGTGGAGCAGGACGTGCTGTCCAATCGCCTGGACAGACGCAAGATCAGATCGTGACGCCAAAACATACACATGTAACAGGTGCGGGAACTTACATTGATATCTCTAAAGTTGGAATCCTCTAGGTCTTTGATGCTCTTCACCAGCGATTTCCAGTCATCTGCTTTCACTGTATCACGAACGAACCGAGTGACAGCCGTGCGATCATATCGAAGAACAAGCCGAATTTGAAGTTGAATGATCAGGGCGTACAGTTGAATCAGGTACATGCGAAGTTGATCTTTCAGTCTAACGAGCTCTGAGTCAGACATGAAGCCGACGCCGGAGCTACTGAATAGATCCGTTTCGATAACACTGAATCGGCACATAATTCGCATGGCATCAGTAAACCCCTCCAGAGCAGCGGTTCGCTCTGTGCTTGGGTTCAGCAGAAACTTGAAATTATCAGAGCCGTGCAGAGCATTGAGTTTTGAAACCTTACCGGTAATATAACGCTGCATCCTGCCCACACCAGTGCAGCGTGCGGCTCAGTGGTGGCAATAGCTGTGACGAGGTCTTTTCCTTGGATCAAAATGGTCACGGCCCCTTCAACGACGGTTTTAACACGGCCACAGACGCCTTCCTCTGCAAGCTTCGCTTTTGCAGCCATGATCTTCAAGTCAGCGGTGCGAAGAAGCTGATCTTTCTTGTCCTTGCCAGAGAGACGATCGGGATCAGGATTCGCGTCGGGGTTATCCTGGGCTAAGAGGTAGCGCTCGTATTTCACAAGCAGGTCTGGTTCTTCAGATTTCATGGACACCCATGCCTCGTCCCATACACGAATGGGATCGTTCTCATTGCCCACCGGAGCCGCCGTCGTTTGAACGTCATGTGAGTCGCCGATGTCTCTAGAGTTCGCCTGTTGATTTGGCAGCACCGCATCGGGTTGGGCAGCTCGACTCCTGGAGGGAAACCGCTTTTGTAGTAGTGATCGAAAACGTTTACGCACGCCAAGACGCTCGTCGACTTGCTCGCCGGGCTTTCCAGACATGTTCACAGGGCACTGCGAAAAATGAATCAATACCCGTTAGGTCAAATGAAGGTGAATAGGCAGCACTTTCGTCAGCATCTTTACCCCGCAGCCTCTGCCAGTTGGTTGGTGAAATGGAACGGGCAAAGGATATCCCGGCAAGTACTGTGAGGTGAGATCTCGCCTATCATATGCAGGTGTTGAGTGGATTCTGACAACCAACCGTCGTAATCCCTTGGCCAGCACCCCGGACTCTTATAGTAGCAGCTTTCACGGGTTATCGTTGGTCTCACATTGTCACTCGAGTGAGCGGATGTAGCGCAGAGAAAACTGGAATTTAAAGTGGAGGTTAGGGACTTGCTGCAGTTGAAGGGAGATGAAGTGAACAACGCAGACACATTGAATTTGATAGATGGAAACTGAGTAAACAAATCATGTGATTGTCAATcagatgatgacgatgactcTGCACACTACAGGCCCCATTTCCCATCGGCGGATTCCAACCCTCCGAGATAGCCGGGCCGGACGATGCCGGGCCCACTCGGAAATCCCGGACCGTTGTGGACCCCTCCCGGTTCGTTGTGCAC
Encoded proteins:
- a CDS encoding Ankyrin repeat protein — protein: MSGKPGEQVDERLGVRKRFRSLLQKRFPSRSRAAQPDAVLPNQQANSRDIGDSHDVQTTAAPVGNENDPIRVWDEAWVSMKSEEPDLLVKYERYLLAQDNPDANPDPDRLSGKDKKDQLLRTADLKIMAAKAKLAEEGVCGRVKTVVEGAVTILIQGKDLVTAIATTEPHAALVWAGCSVILPFLLNPSTERTAALEGFTDAMRIMCRFSVIETDLFSSSGVGFMSDSELVRLKDQLRMYLIQLYALIIQLQIRLVLRYDRTAVTRFVRDTVKADDWKSLVKSIKDLEDSNFRDINAIGQHVLLHVRTTIEHQGQQMSVGFAEMTKKFRDLDEDIQGVRQKIIGREDAIDDLKCKDAFKVEINYVLQKDRNSVCAPDSGQWFFHHPEYEAFQSARAPQLLFITAEAGGGKSTIMRTFIDKLQAYDEPPLIAHFFFKDDDDRLRSYDDALSCLIHQLLVQQPGLVQYAKGPYQQYGDAIRHQTREMWQIILEFASQADRDIFCILDAVDECTAPHRKQLVADLADAFQDAAQPASRLKFLASSRPYQDENHPYADLFTSSNNIRHLAGENAQVQFDIRKVIQFKAQELAEKRGLEQGIQDMLVAKLSEQNVHTRSFLAVRMAFELLDSHNRMHKGAGERTINTILGDIPKQLGDQFDEMLKRSLDSEHAWRLLCAILAAQETLRIPEFKVIYSLTQPTSSTVGPANSYDELELPTDDEGFKQLVRSRCGLFITFVSDSIHLFHQTSREHLMAKADMSGTTPFAEPARIWDVQSHHINTKHGPSWRGSITKEDANLVFAMICLNILTFTVSRTWLLEA